A window from Dioscorea cayenensis subsp. rotundata cultivar TDr96_F1 chromosome 10, TDr96_F1_v2_PseudoChromosome.rev07_lg8_w22 25.fasta, whole genome shotgun sequence encodes these proteins:
- the LOC120270719 gene encoding WAT1-related protein At5g64700-like, translated as MDGVKPYAVVILIQIIDAGLFMITKAALTFGLNPLIFVFYRQAFGTLLLVPLAVILVRRKAQPRLSFMLLFKTFMLVLIGIPIFFNLFFIGLSYVSATATSAISNSLPVFTFIFTVILGMETLKLKSRSGIIKVLGILFCVTGIMIIALYKGPQLSSLNHHHSQFTNHEGNSNLDTKHSTTTWIKGSFILILSCIICSLWFVFQGILLKEYQSKLLFTTFLCIFSTIQSFIIAIMFERDFAKWKLHWDMGLLAIGYSAVAVTGFSYYLQAWCIEKKGPVFLVISSPLAFVFTMIGSSFILGEKINLGSVFGGISLVAGLYSVLWGKSMENKVPEPSIECSEC; from the exons CCTTTGGTTTAAATCCTTTAATTTTCGTCTTTTACCGACAAGCTTTTGGCACCCTCTTGTTAGTTCCTTTGGCAGTGATTCTTGTGAG gaGAAAAGCTCAGCCACGACTTTCATTCATGTTATTGTTTAAGACGTTCATGCTTGTCTTGATAGG gattccaattttttttaacttgtttttCATTGGATTGAGCTACGTATCAGCAACAGCAACTTCTGCCATTTCAAATTCCCTACCTGTATTCACCTTCATTTTTACTGTTATCCTCGG GATGGAAACTCTGAAGTTGAAGAGCAGATCAGGCATAATAAAGGTTCTGGGAATACTATTCTGTGTGACTGGAATCATGATCATTGCTCTATATAAAGGCCCCCAGTTGAGCTCCTTGAACCACCATCACTCTCAATTCACCAACCATGAAGGAAACTCCAACCTTGACACCAAACACTCTACCACTACCTGGATAAAAGGCTCCTTCATATTGATCTTGTCCTGCATAATCTGTTCACTGTGGTTCGTCTTCCag GGGATATTGCTGAAGGAGTACCAATCAAAGCTCCTTTTCACAACCTTTCTCTGCATATTCAGCACCATCCAATCATTTATTATTGCCATCATGTTCGAAAGAGACTTTGCCAAATGGAAGCTGCACTGGGACATGGGATTGCTCGCAATTGGATATTCT GCAGTAGCTGTCACCGGTTTCTCCTACTACTTGCAAGCCTGGTGTATTGAGAAGAAGGGTCCTGTCTTTCTCGTCATATCATCACCATTGGCCTTTGTTTTCACCATGATAGGCTCATCATTCATCTTAGGTGAAAAAATCAATTTGGGaag TGTATTCGGTGGGATTTCTTTGGTGGCAGGACTATACAGTGTTCTCTGGGGAAAGAGCATGGAAAACAAAGTGCCTGAACCATCCATTGAGTGCAGTGAATGTTAA